Part of the Desulfohalovibrio reitneri genome is shown below.
GCTGGCCGGGTTCGGCCTGTTTTTCCTGGGCATCGGGGTGCTCAAGGGCGGCTTCGCCGGGACCGCCGGCATGGTGGACCTGGACGTGACCGGTTTGGGCGCGTTCTGCCTGCCCGCCATGGCCATCATCGGCTTCGGCCTGACCTTCCTCATGCAGTCCTCGTCCGCGGCCATGGCGCTGGTTCTGACGGCGGCGGCCTCCGGGGCCATTGACCTGGAGTGCGCCGCTTCGGCTGTCATCGGCGCCAACCTTGGCACCACGTCCACGGCCGTTCTTTCGGTCATCGGGGCCACGCCAAACGCCAAACGCGTTGCCGCCGGGCACGTCATCTTCAACCTGCTCACGGGCGCGGCGGCGTTTCTTCTGCTGCCGGTGCTGCTGCATATCATCGAATCCATGCGCGGAACCAGCGCACCGGCCGAGGTGCTGGCCCTGTTCCACACCGCCTTCAACGTGCTGGGCGTGCTGCTTATGTGGTTTATCACCAACCGGCTGACCGTATTCCTGAACAAGCGGTTCCGAACCACTGAGGAGGACCTGGGCCGAACCCGCTATCTGGACACGACCATCGCCCGCACGCCCTCCCTGGCCATCGACGCCCTGGGCCTGGAGCTTTCCCGCATGGGGCAGACCGCAAGGGCCTCCGCCCTGGCCGCGCTGGATGGACAGCAGAACCGCCCCTGGTTCAAGGCCCGACGCGAAGCCCTGCGCCGCCTGGAATACGAGGTAGGCAAGTTCTGCGCCGCCCTGCAACGCTACAACCTCTCCTCCGAACTGGCCCCCTCCCTGCCCGCCGCCCTGCGCTCGGCGCAGTACTACGTCACCTGCGGCGAGCTCTCCGCCCGGGCCGCCAAACTCTTCGCCAGGCATGGCCCCCTGCCTGAAGCCGCGCGGGAGCTGGCCGAGCGGTTCACCGACGAGGCCCGGGAAACCGCCCTCTCCGCCGTGGCCTGCCGCCAGCAGTACGACCCGGAAATGACCGAAACCATGCTGGAACAGGCCGTGGCCACCTACCGCGAACTCAAACAGCAACTCCTCGAGGAAACCGCCAAGGGCCACCTGGACGTGGACAGCATGTCCAGACTGCTCGACGCCCTCTCCTTCCTCCGCCGCGCCCTGGAACAACTCACCAAGGGCTGCCGCACCCTGGTCACCCTGCCCGACGTGCGCGGCCGCTGCCCACAAGACCTGGAAAGCGCGGCTTGAACCGTGCGGGGGAAGGGTAGGTTGGGAATGGGAGGTGGCTGGTTGGGGTGAACGTTCTGGGCAGTGGGAGAGGGTGGAAAAGCCCTTTAAAAATAGGTTCTTTCCTCCCTCTCCCGAACCCTCACCCTCCTTTTCCTAAACCTTTTGCCACTCGCTTCGCTCGGGGGCGTGGTGCTGACTTGGTGTAGGCAGGGAACTACCGCCCAATTACGCGTCCTGCGCATCTGACGCCAAACGGCCGGGGCGGGATTGTACCGGCTTCCAAAACCCCGCAATCGCAAGTTCGCCGGGGTTCACACTCCCGCGAACCACCGCGCGCCAACACGCGATACACATGCAAAGTTACTTTGCCGCAGGGTCCAGGGGGCTGCGCGCCCCCTGGTCGCCGAAGGCGAAATGCTTCCTTCCCCCACGAAAAAAGGGCGGTTCCCTCGAGAGAGAACCGCCCTTTTCTCGGCGTTGTTATCCGCTTGCCCTCAGTAGGGGTGGCAGGTCTGGCGGATGTCGATGCCTTTGATGATGAATATGACGCTTTCGGCGATGTTGGTGGCCAGGTCGCCGACGCGTTCCAGGGAGCGAGCCAGGATGATCTGGTGGACGGCGCGTTCCACGGAGCGGGATTCCTGAACCATGTAGTCCATGTAGTGCTTCAGAATCTTCATGTTCAGGGTGTCGCACTTGGTGTCCATGTCGCACACGGTCAGGGCCATGTCCGCGTCGTTGCGGTTGTAGGCGTCGATGACGCGCTTGTACATGTCGTGCGCGCAGGTGGCCAGTTCCTCGAGCAAGGGATTGTGCGGCAGTGGCGGACGCTGGCTGAGCAGCAGGATGCGTTCGGCGATGTTCACGGACTGGTCGCCCACGCGCTCCAGGTTGGCGGTGATCTGGGTGGAACCCAGAATGAACCGCAGGTCGCGGGCCACGGGTTGCTCCCGAGCCAGCACCGAGAGGGTGTATTCGTCGATGTCGCACTGCTTCTGGTTGACGTCCCTGTCGCCCTCAATGACTTCCTCGGCCAGGCTGGAGTCGCGTTCGTTCAGAGCCTTGAGCGACTTGTCCAGGGCCTTGCCCGCCAGGGAGGACATTTCAAGGACCTTGGCCCGCAGTTCCTCGATTTCTTGTTCCAGATGGAGTTTTTTCACGTCGCGTCTCCCGTGTGGTCCCGCCGGTTAGCCGAAG
Proteins encoded:
- a CDS encoding Na/Pi cotransporter family protein, which translates into the protein MGWSQVFSLVGGVGLFLLGMRLMTDGLRLAAGSALKRILSTWTRKPLYGVFSGFLVTAAVQSSSAVTVAVIGFVNAGLLSLRRTLWVIYGSNVGTTVTGWLVALIGFNIDVKALALPMVGLGMLLNVTGNGSQRRASLGEALAGFGLFFLGIGVLKGGFAGTAGMVDLDVTGLGAFCLPAMAIIGFGLTFLMQSSSAAMALVLTAAASGAIDLECAASAVIGANLGTTSTAVLSVIGATPNAKRVAAGHVIFNLLTGAAAFLLLPVLLHIIESMRGTSAPAEVLALFHTAFNVLGVLLMWFITNRLTVFLNKRFRTTEEDLGRTRYLDTTIARTPSLAIDALGLELSRMGQTARASALAALDGQQNRPWFKARREALRRLEYEVGKFCAALQRYNLSSELAPSLPAALRSAQYYVTCGELSARAAKLFARHGPLPEAARELAERFTDEARETALSAVACRQQYDPEMTETMLEQAVATYRELKQQLLEETAKGHLDVDSMSRLLDALSFLRRALEQLTKGCRTLVTLPDVRGRCPQDLESAA
- the phoU gene encoding phosphate signaling complex protein PhoU, with amino-acid sequence MKKLHLEQEIEELRAKVLEMSSLAGKALDKSLKALNERDSSLAEEVIEGDRDVNQKQCDIDEYTLSVLAREQPVARDLRFILGSTQITANLERVGDQSVNIAERILLLSQRPPLPHNPLLEELATCAHDMYKRVIDAYNRNDADMALTVCDMDTKCDTLNMKILKHYMDYMVQESRSVERAVHQIILARSLERVGDLATNIAESVIFIIKGIDIRQTCHPY